Proteins co-encoded in one Kocuria flava genomic window:
- a CDS encoding response regulator, translating into MSAPVRVLVVDDEPLTAAAHAEYVRRTPGFELAGTAVSGRTAVQAVRAARGAGRPVDLVLLDVNLPDVSGLDVARGLRAAGESVDLLVVTAHRDVATVRRAGTLGVVGYLIKPFTYAALEEKLAAYRRYRGLLGRGGSVDQAEVDRAFAALGESTPAPAPKGLSPQTLAAVTELVRGGAWLSAGEVAERSALSRVTARRYLEHLAERGLVERRARYGTPGRPEQEYGWAGGRGPSRP; encoded by the coding sequence GTGAGCGCGCCGGTGCGCGTGCTCGTGGTCGACGACGAGCCGCTCACCGCGGCCGCGCACGCCGAGTACGTCCGGCGCACCCCCGGCTTCGAGCTGGCGGGCACGGCCGTGTCGGGGCGCACCGCGGTGCAGGCCGTGCGCGCCGCCCGGGGCGCAGGCCGGCCCGTGGACCTCGTGCTGCTCGACGTGAACCTCCCGGACGTCTCCGGGCTGGACGTGGCCCGCGGACTGAGGGCGGCGGGCGAGTCCGTGGACCTGCTCGTGGTCACGGCCCACCGGGACGTCGCCACCGTGCGCCGGGCCGGCACCCTGGGCGTGGTCGGCTACCTCATCAAGCCCTTCACCTACGCCGCGCTCGAGGAGAAGCTCGCCGCCTACCGCCGCTACCGCGGGCTGCTGGGCCGCGGGGGGTCCGTGGACCAGGCCGAGGTCGACCGGGCCTTCGCCGCGCTCGGCGAGTCCACCCCGGCGCCGGCGCCGAAGGGGCTGTCCCCGCAGACGCTCGCGGCCGTGACGGAGCTGGTGCGCGGCGGCGCCTGGCTCTCGGCCGGGGAGGTCGCCGAGCGCAGCGCCCTGTCCCGGGTCACGGCCCGCCGCTACCTCGAGCACCTCGCCGAGCGCGGGCTCGTGGAGCGCCGGGCGCGCTACGGGACGCCCGGGCGCCCGGAGCAGGAGTACGGCTGGGCCGGCGGGCGCGGCCCGTCCCGCCCCTGA
- a CDS encoding ATP-binding protein → MSLAGRFLRLQLAVVVLVVVAVSLVLYDQARESVEERAVGVTRAVTTTLVDDPFVQEAVRSPDPHAALQPLTDRLLADTELDFVTIMAPDGTRFTHPDPDEVGRTYQGDRTHALAGQSWTSTERGDLGPSVRTIAPVRDDDGEIVALVSTGVLLDALAERALRQLPAVLLVGALLLAASSAVAALMARYLDRATHGWGPEELAQVHALHDAVLNEATEGLLLVHDGAVEVANARARELLGLPGPPGDAGGHAAVPVAGLGLPEALEQLLLAGTAVQEQWFVVGERTLIVSALPARGALSARGTVVVLRDHTEISRLSGQLRAATTMAAALRAQTHEHANRMHTVVSLLELGRAGEALEFASADRARALELSHDLVDRLEDPFLAALLVGKTAAAHERGVELVVDVEAGLPAVPVPPADLVTLVGNLVDNAVEAAAENAARARPVVEVALTHGWAAEEERPAVVVTVADSGMGAATRLGEAMWEAGSTTKPAGPEGRGVGLHLVREVVRRWGGRIEHVDDGGAVFTVTFPLPRTAGAAAPGGTA, encoded by the coding sequence ATGTCCCTGGCCGGGCGGTTCCTGCGCCTCCAGCTCGCGGTCGTCGTGCTCGTCGTCGTCGCGGTGTCCCTGGTGCTCTACGACCAGGCCCGCGAGTCCGTCGAGGAGCGGGCCGTGGGCGTCACCCGTGCCGTGACCACCACGCTGGTGGACGACCCCTTCGTGCAGGAGGCGGTGCGCTCCCCCGACCCGCACGCGGCGCTGCAGCCCCTGACGGACCGGCTGCTGGCCGACACGGAGCTGGACTTCGTGACGATCATGGCCCCGGACGGGACCCGCTTCACCCACCCGGACCCGGACGAGGTGGGCCGGACGTACCAGGGCGACCGCACGCACGCGCTGGCCGGGCAGTCCTGGACGTCCACGGAGCGCGGCGACCTGGGCCCGTCGGTGCGCACGATCGCCCCGGTGCGCGACGACGACGGCGAGATCGTCGCGCTGGTCTCGACGGGCGTGCTGCTGGACGCGCTGGCCGAGCGGGCGCTGCGGCAGCTGCCGGCGGTGCTGCTGGTCGGGGCGCTGCTGCTCGCGGCCTCCTCCGCCGTGGCCGCGCTGATGGCCCGCTACCTCGACCGGGCCACCCACGGGTGGGGGCCCGAGGAGCTCGCGCAGGTGCACGCCCTGCACGACGCCGTGCTCAACGAGGCCACCGAGGGCCTGCTGCTCGTCCACGACGGCGCGGTGGAGGTCGCCAACGCCCGGGCCCGGGAGCTGCTCGGCCTGCCGGGCCCGCCGGGGGACGCGGGCGGGCACGCCGCCGTGCCCGTCGCCGGGCTGGGGCTGCCGGAGGCTCTCGAGCAGCTGCTGCTGGCCGGGACGGCCGTGCAGGAGCAGTGGTTCGTCGTCGGCGAGCGCACCCTGATCGTCTCGGCCCTGCCCGCCCGCGGTGCGCTGTCCGCGCGCGGGACGGTGGTCGTGCTGCGCGACCACACCGAGATCTCGCGGCTGTCCGGGCAGCTGCGCGCGGCCACGACGATGGCTGCGGCGCTGCGCGCGCAGACCCACGAGCACGCGAACAGGATGCACACGGTGGTCTCGCTGCTCGAGCTGGGCCGGGCCGGGGAGGCCCTCGAGTTCGCCTCGGCCGACCGTGCCCGGGCCCTGGAGCTCTCCCACGACCTCGTGGACCGGCTCGAGGACCCGTTCCTCGCCGCGCTGCTCGTCGGCAAGACCGCCGCCGCCCACGAGCGCGGGGTCGAGCTGGTCGTCGACGTCGAGGCCGGCCTGCCCGCGGTCCCCGTCCCGCCCGCGGACCTCGTCACGCTCGTGGGCAACCTCGTGGACAACGCCGTCGAGGCCGCCGCCGAGAACGCCGCCCGGGCCCGGCCCGTGGTCGAGGTCGCCCTGACCCACGGGTGGGCCGCCGAGGAGGAGCGGCCGGCCGTGGTCGTGACGGTCGCCGACTCCGGGATGGGCGCGGCCACCCGCCTGGGCGAGGCGATGTGGGAGGCCGGCAGCACGACCAAGCCCGCGGGCCCGGAAGGCCGCGGGGTGGGCCTGCACCTGGTGCGCGAGGTGGTCCGGCGCTGGGGCGGGCGGATCGAGCACGTCGACGACGGCGGCGCGGTGTTCACGGTGACGTTCCCGCTGCCGCGGACCGCGGGGGCCGCCGCGCCGGGGGGCACGGCGTGA